From one Luteolibacter arcticus genomic stretch:
- a CDS encoding ABC transporter substrate-binding protein has protein sequence MKFRHFALPFAALSLAAAVGLSSCKGKKEDENTIVIGEVASLTGGTANFGQSSHNGTQMAVDEINAAGGLLGKQISLVTEDDQSKNGEAGIVAKKLISRSKIKALLGEVSSSKSLEMAPIAQAAGVPMISPASTNAKVTEAGDYVFRICFIDPFQGTVGSIFSLSKGWKKVAILTDSKEDYSVGLSDAFRKHFSTNGGTVVAEQSYGKGDKDFKAQLTAIKGAAPDAIFASGYYNEVALIAVQARELGITVPLVGGDGWDGPSLLEVGGKAMEGCYYSNHFSNEDKSPAIQEFVKKYEAKHGTKPDAMAALGYDSAMILFDSIKRANSVEGPALRDAIAATKDYSGITGKITLDAQRNAKKPAVILTVKDGKVVYTETIAP, from the coding sequence ATGAAATTCCGCCATTTCGCCCTCCCGTTCGCCGCCCTCTCCCTCGCCGCCGCGGTCGGCCTTTCTTCCTGCAAGGGCAAGAAAGAGGACGAAAACACCATCGTCATCGGCGAGGTCGCGTCCCTGACCGGCGGCACCGCCAACTTCGGCCAATCCTCCCACAATGGCACCCAAATGGCCGTGGACGAGATCAACGCCGCGGGCGGATTGCTCGGCAAACAGATCTCGCTCGTCACCGAGGATGATCAGTCGAAGAACGGCGAAGCCGGCATCGTCGCGAAGAAGCTCATTTCCCGCTCCAAGATCAAGGCGCTCCTGGGCGAGGTCTCCTCCAGCAAATCGCTGGAAATGGCCCCGATCGCACAGGCGGCCGGCGTGCCGATGATCTCCCCCGCATCCACCAATGCCAAGGTAACGGAGGCCGGCGACTACGTCTTCCGGATCTGCTTCATCGATCCCTTCCAAGGGACGGTCGGCTCCATCTTCTCGCTCTCGAAGGGCTGGAAAAAAGTCGCCATCCTCACCGACAGCAAGGAGGACTACAGCGTCGGCCTCAGCGATGCCTTCCGGAAGCACTTCTCGACCAATGGCGGCACCGTCGTCGCCGAGCAGAGCTACGGCAAGGGCGATAAGGACTTCAAGGCCCAGCTCACCGCCATCAAGGGTGCCGCGCCGGACGCCATTTTCGCCTCCGGCTACTACAATGAGGTCGCCCTCATCGCCGTGCAGGCCCGCGAGCTCGGCATCACCGTCCCGCTGGTCGGCGGCGATGGCTGGGACGGCCCCTCGCTGCTCGAGGTGGGCGGCAAGGCCATGGAAGGCTGCTACTACTCGAACCACTTCTCCAATGAGGACAAGTCTCCGGCCATCCAGGAATTCGTGAAGAAGTATGAGGCCAAGCACGGCACCAAGCCGGATGCGATGGCCGCGCTCGGCTATGACTCCGCCATGATCCTCTTCGACTCCATCAAGCGCGCCAACTCCGTGGAAGGCCCCGCCCTGCGCGACGCGATTGCGGCCACGAAGGACTACAGCGGCATCACCGGCAAAATCACGCTGGACGCCCAGCGCAATGCCAAGAAGCCGGCAGTCATCCTCACCGTCAAGGACGGCAAGGTGGTTTACACGGAGACGATCGCCCCCTGA
- a CDS encoding branched-chain amino acid ABC transporter permease — MEQFVQQLLNGLFQGSIYALIALGYTMVYGVLRFINFAHGDVFMLGAFTAFGLHKLLAGTLAALPWPVSLVIILLASMALCAALGILIEFLAYRPLRNRPRLNVLITAIGVSLFIEYTGQLAFGADQRPFPELIPRTAIASTGGLTISVAQVIVLVTTLLLLFGLRMIVMKTKMGLAMRALSLNPTASTLMGVNNSVVISFTFGLGSALAAAGGILYASLYPSIEPFMGIQPGLKAFIAAVLGGIGNIPGAALGGLIIGITETLVKGYGQYIGIKPGYSEGVAFVILILILVFKPSGLLGKVEREKV, encoded by the coding sequence TTGGAGCAGTTCGTCCAGCAACTCCTCAACGGCCTGTTCCAAGGCTCCATCTATGCCCTCATCGCGCTGGGCTACACGATGGTCTACGGCGTCCTGCGCTTCATCAATTTCGCCCACGGCGATGTCTTCATGCTGGGGGCCTTCACCGCCTTCGGCTTGCACAAGCTGCTCGCCGGCACCTTGGCCGCGCTGCCATGGCCGGTGAGCCTGGTGATCATCCTGCTCGCCTCGATGGCGCTCTGCGCCGCGCTCGGCATCCTCATCGAGTTCCTCGCCTACCGCCCGTTGCGCAATCGCCCGCGGCTGAATGTGCTCATCACCGCGATCGGCGTCTCGCTCTTCATTGAGTACACCGGCCAGCTTGCCTTCGGCGCCGACCAGCGTCCGTTCCCGGAGCTGATCCCGCGAACCGCCATCGCCAGTACCGGCGGCCTCACGATTTCCGTCGCCCAGGTCATCGTGCTCGTCACCACGCTGCTGCTGCTATTCGGCCTGCGGATGATCGTGATGAAGACGAAGATGGGTCTCGCCATGCGGGCGCTATCGCTCAACCCCACCGCCTCTACGCTGATGGGCGTGAACAACAGCGTGGTCATATCCTTCACCTTTGGCCTCGGCTCCGCGCTCGCGGCGGCAGGCGGCATTCTCTACGCCTCGCTCTATCCCAGCATCGAGCCCTTCATGGGCATCCAGCCCGGCCTGAAGGCCTTCATTGCCGCGGTGCTCGGCGGCATCGGGAATATCCCCGGCGCGGCCCTCGGCGGCCTCATCATCGGCATCACCGAGACGCTCGTGAAGGGCTACGGACAGTACATTGGCATCAAGCCCGGCTACTCGGAAGGCGTCGCTTTCGTCATCCTCATCCTGATCCTCGTCTTCAAGCCGTCCGGCCTGCTTGGAAAGGTCGAGCGTGAGAAAGTCTAA
- a CDS encoding branched-chain amino acid ABC transporter permease — MKRYTAQIALIVALAVSMGISFASDSMDAYYLDIALNVGINIILAVSLNLVNGHTGQFSLGHAAFMAVGAYGASIFTLEASQKLIPLLGGPSAFANGTAFCIALVLGGLCAAICGWLVGMPSLRLRGDYLAIVTLGFNEIVRVILQNTDSEGPFGGPLGLKGIPPHTTFFWVFAFAAVCIYVVASMVNSTYGRGFLAVRDDEVAAGSMGINTVRYKVTAFVTGSFFAGLAGGLYAHLRTTISPSGFDFLKSFDIVVIVILGGMGSTAGVIAAAILLTVLNEFLRDFEQYRMIIFSLLLIIMMIVRPQGLLPSLPFFNRKKSA; from the coding sequence ATGAAGCGCTACACAGCCCAGATCGCTCTCATTGTCGCCCTTGCTGTCAGCATGGGGATTTCCTTCGCGTCCGATTCGATGGACGCCTACTACCTCGACATCGCGCTGAACGTGGGGATCAACATCATCCTCGCCGTTAGCCTGAATCTGGTGAATGGCCACACCGGCCAATTCTCGCTCGGCCACGCCGCCTTCATGGCAGTGGGTGCCTATGGGGCGTCGATCTTCACACTGGAAGCCAGCCAGAAACTCATCCCGCTGTTAGGCGGCCCCAGCGCCTTTGCCAACGGCACCGCCTTTTGCATCGCGCTGGTCCTCGGCGGCCTCTGTGCCGCGATCTGCGGCTGGCTCGTCGGCATGCCCTCGCTGCGCTTGCGCGGCGACTATCTTGCAATCGTCACCCTCGGCTTCAATGAAATCGTCCGCGTGATCCTGCAGAATACCGACAGCGAAGGCCCCTTCGGCGGCCCGCTCGGTTTGAAAGGCATCCCGCCGCACACCACCTTCTTCTGGGTCTTCGCCTTCGCCGCCGTCTGCATCTACGTCGTCGCCTCGATGGTGAATTCCACCTATGGCCGCGGCTTCCTCGCCGTGCGCGATGACGAGGTCGCCGCCGGTTCCATGGGCATCAATACCGTCCGCTACAAGGTCACCGCGTTCGTCACCGGATCGTTCTTCGCCGGTCTCGCCGGTGGCCTGTATGCCCACCTGCGCACCACCATTTCTCCCAGCGGCTTCGATTTCCTGAAGTCCTTCGACATCGTCGTCATCGTCATCCTCGGCGGCATGGGCAGCACCGCGGGCGTCATCGCCGCGGCCATCCTGCTCACCGTGCTGAATGAGTTCCTGCGCGACTTCGAGCAGTATCGCATGATCATCTTCTCGCTGCTGCTGATCATCATGATGATCGTCCGTCCGCAGGGGCTGCTGCCGTCGCTACCGTTCTTCAACCGGAAAAAATCCGCATGA
- a CDS encoding ABC transporter ATP-binding protein: MSAGLELKDVTIRFGGLKAVGDLSFSVAPGELVGLIGPNGAGKTTVFNLITGVYTPTSGQIHFEGTPVPGKKPHEITRMGIARTFQNIRLFSSLSVLDNVRAAMMTHLKRGIIHSLSRGPVYHREEAAIEKDAIELLDIFGLANRCDANSKSLNYGDQRRLEIVRALATKPKLLLLDEPAAGMNPSEKDDLMQLIRFIKERYNLAVLLVEHDMKVVMGICQRIAVIEYGCKIAEGTPKEIQCDPRVIEAYLGVTVES, translated from the coding sequence ATGAGCGCCGGCCTCGAACTCAAGGATGTGACGATCCGTTTCGGCGGCCTGAAGGCCGTCGGGGACCTGAGCTTCAGCGTGGCTCCCGGCGAACTCGTCGGACTCATCGGCCCGAATGGGGCAGGGAAAACCACCGTCTTCAACCTGATCACCGGCGTCTATACGCCCACCTCCGGCCAGATCCATTTCGAAGGCACACCGGTCCCCGGCAAGAAGCCGCACGAGATCACCCGCATGGGCATCGCGCGCACCTTCCAGAATATCCGCCTCTTCTCATCCCTCAGCGTGCTCGACAACGTCCGTGCCGCGATGATGACCCACCTCAAGCGCGGCATCATTCACTCGCTCAGCCGCGGCCCGGTCTATCACCGCGAAGAAGCCGCGATCGAAAAGGATGCCATCGAACTCCTCGACATCTTCGGCCTCGCCAACCGATGCGATGCGAACTCGAAGAGCCTGAACTACGGCGACCAACGCCGCCTCGAGATCGTCCGCGCGCTCGCGACCAAGCCGAAGCTGTTGCTCCTCGACGAACCCGCCGCCGGCATGAACCCGTCCGAGAAGGACGACCTCATGCAGCTCATCCGCTTCATCAAGGAGCGCTACAACCTCGCCGTGCTGCTCGTGGAGCACGACATGAAGGTCGTCATGGGCATCTGCCAGCGCATCGCGGTCATCGAATACGGCTGCAAGATCGCCGAAGGCACGCCGAAGGAAATCCAATGCGATCCAAGGGTGATCGAAGCCTACCTCGGCGTGACAGTTGAGAGTTGA
- a CDS encoding four helix bundle protein: MFGFEKLEVWQKAIEFADLVYSATRQFPADERFGLTNQMRRAAVSISSNIAEGSGRISRKDFARFIEIATGSLYEVISQSHVGKNQGFLSPDDFSLLYSAAEEQSRMLSGLRRALLEDA, from the coding sequence ATGTTTGGATTCGAGAAACTTGAGGTCTGGCAGAAAGCCATTGAGTTCGCGGACTTGGTTTACTCAGCCACGCGACAGTTCCCGGCGGATGAGCGGTTTGGCCTGACCAATCAAATGCGTCGGGCCGCCGTGTCGATTTCGTCGAATATCGCGGAAGGAAGCGGCCGGATTTCGCGAAAGGACTTCGCCCGCTTCATCGAGATCGCGACCGGCTCGCTCTACGAGGTCATCTCACAGTCCCACGTCGGAAAGAATCAGGGCTTTCTTTCCCCTGATGATTTCAGTCTCCTCTACAGTGCTGCGGAAGAACAAAGCCGGATGCTGAGCGGCCTTCGGCGCGCTTTGCTGGAAGACGCGTAA
- a CDS encoding ABC transporter ATP-binding protein codes for MLEVKDLYVSYGAIKALHGVSLNVPKGSIVTLIGANGAGKSTTLRALSGLVKSTGSITYEGQQIGGLAPHKIVSRSLCHVPEGRMVFANLTVKENLAMGAYLQRDKGWIAKQTDYVFHLFPRLKERENQAAGTMSGGEQQMLAIGRALLSNPKFLMLDEPSLGIAPLLVKSIFERIVEINREQGLTILLVEQNANLALDVSSYGYVLETGKILLEGPSAELKANPKVQEAYLGA; via the coding sequence TTGCTCGAAGTAAAAGACCTGTATGTTTCCTATGGCGCGATCAAAGCGCTCCACGGGGTCTCTCTGAACGTCCCCAAGGGAAGCATCGTCACTTTGATTGGAGCGAACGGCGCAGGCAAATCAACTACCCTTCGCGCGTTGTCCGGCCTCGTGAAATCGACCGGCTCGATCACTTACGAAGGCCAGCAAATCGGCGGACTCGCCCCGCACAAGATCGTTTCCCGCAGCCTCTGCCACGTGCCTGAGGGCCGCATGGTCTTCGCCAATCTCACGGTGAAGGAAAACCTCGCGATGGGCGCTTACTTACAGCGCGACAAGGGATGGATCGCGAAGCAGACGGACTACGTCTTCCACCTCTTCCCCCGCCTCAAGGAGCGTGAGAATCAGGCGGCCGGTACCATGTCCGGAGGTGAGCAGCAGATGCTGGCGATCGGCCGGGCGCTGCTGAGCAATCCGAAGTTCCTGATGCTGGACGAGCCGTCGCTGGGCATCGCCCCGCTGCTGGTGAAGTCGATCTTCGAACGCATCGTCGAGATCAACCGCGAGCAAGGCCTCACCATCCTGCTGGTGGAACAAAACGCCAACCTAGCGCTCGACGTTTCCAGCTACGGCTACGTGCTTGAGACCGGCAAGATCCTGCTCGAAGGTCCGTCCGCCGAGCTGAAAGCGAATCCCAAGGTTCAGGAAGCGTATCTCGGTGCCTGA
- a CDS encoding D-2-hydroxyacid dehydrogenase: MKIFTDLSTTPELIDYLRQGIAPHELLLPSQGGASVLADVPTDPLMQDADIVLGQPRVDAVLSSAKLKWLQVSTAGYTRYDTTDFRAAVKEKGIAVSNSSHVYDDPCAEHVLAFMLANARQFPRALKSRCANGSPEWNELRRDSKLLQGQSLLIIGYGAIAERVIELLGPFRMDITAMRRTPRGDEKVKIVTPDEVAAALGKADHVINILPDNAESLRWFNATRFTQMKPGAIYYNIGRGTTTHQDDLAAALKSGHLGAAWLDVTDPEPLPDEHVLWTCENCHITPHTAGGQFDEARVLIRHFLENLARYEKGEKLVNRIM; encoded by the coding sequence ATGAAAATCTTCACCGACCTCTCGACCACGCCGGAGCTCATCGACTACCTCCGGCAAGGCATCGCACCCCATGAGCTGCTGCTGCCATCCCAAGGCGGCGCTTCCGTGCTGGCCGACGTGCCGACCGACCCGCTGATGCAAGACGCGGACATTGTGCTCGGCCAACCGCGCGTCGATGCCGTGCTCTCCTCGGCGAAGCTGAAGTGGCTGCAAGTCAGCACCGCGGGCTATACGCGCTACGACACCACCGATTTCCGCGCCGCGGTGAAGGAGAAAGGCATTGCAGTCTCCAATAGCTCCCACGTTTACGATGATCCCTGCGCCGAACATGTGCTGGCCTTCATGTTGGCGAATGCTCGCCAATTCCCGCGGGCTCTGAAGTCCCGCTGCGCGAACGGTTCGCCGGAATGGAACGAGTTGCGCCGGGACAGCAAGCTGCTGCAAGGCCAGTCGCTGCTCATCATCGGCTACGGCGCCATCGCCGAGCGGGTGATCGAGCTGTTGGGACCGTTTCGCATGGACATCACCGCCATGCGCCGCACCCCACGCGGCGATGAGAAAGTGAAGATCGTCACGCCCGATGAAGTCGCCGCCGCCTTGGGCAAAGCCGACCACGTCATCAACATCCTGCCGGACAATGCGGAGTCGCTGCGCTGGTTCAATGCCACACGCTTCACCCAGATGAAGCCTGGCGCGATCTACTACAACATCGGCCGCGGCACCACCACCCATCAAGACGACCTCGCCGCCGCCCTGAAGTCCGGCCACCTCGGAGCCGCGTGGCTCGATGTCACCGACCCCGAGCCGCTGCCGGATGAACACGTGCTGTGGACTTGCGAGAATTGCCACATCACGCCGCACACCGCCGGCGGGCAATTCGACGAAGCGCGGGTGCTGATCCGCCATTTCCTGGAAAACCTCGCCCGCTACGAGAAGGGCGAGAAGCTGGTGAACCGGATCATGTGA
- a CDS encoding AAA family ATPase, giving the protein MGKKKSTAKKAKPVLWQKLADHFDTDPGELPVIERMFRQYERPNLHQAVVDLAADDSELCGIVMRHEYMNPSLSKFAREGSSRDFDLGPVAHVDEELPGDRRLACVKRGLKLFLHRGKPIALLLDEERYSATPGLRLEVMAADREAAEDFLRRVETETRAGKAFRGGVLSLEGNCRGGFELQFHKLPSITRDEVILPDAVLQRIERHTVDFSTHAERLKAAGRHLKRGVLFHGPPGTGKTFSAMYLASRMPERTVFLLTGGDLGMIQQAVAMARVLQPATLILEDVDLIGTRREDQVVGANAVLFELLNQMDGLAHDADLLFILTTNRPDVLEPALASRPGRIDQAIEIPPPDADCRRRLIELYGKGLKLELQHLDDLILRIEGVSAAFIRELLRKAAVHSALESEGEIVVADRHLAAALTELMVDGGALTMSLLGAAK; this is encoded by the coding sequence ATGGGAAAGAAGAAGTCCACCGCCAAGAAAGCCAAACCCGTCCTCTGGCAGAAGCTGGCCGATCATTTCGACACCGATCCGGGCGAGCTGCCGGTGATCGAGCGGATGTTCCGCCAATACGAGCGCCCGAATCTGCACCAAGCAGTCGTCGATCTCGCCGCCGATGACAGCGAGCTGTGCGGCATCGTGATGCGTCACGAATACATGAATCCGTCGCTCTCGAAGTTCGCCCGCGAGGGAAGCTCGCGCGACTTCGACCTCGGGCCGGTGGCGCATGTGGACGAGGAGTTGCCGGGGGATCGCCGGCTCGCCTGCGTGAAGCGCGGGCTGAAGCTTTTCCTCCACCGCGGCAAACCCATCGCGCTGCTATTGGACGAGGAGCGCTACAGCGCCACTCCCGGCCTGCGGCTGGAAGTGATGGCCGCCGACCGTGAAGCAGCGGAGGATTTCCTGCGACGGGTGGAGACGGAAACGCGGGCCGGCAAGGCGTTTCGCGGCGGCGTGCTGTCGCTTGAGGGTAATTGCCGCGGTGGTTTCGAGCTGCAGTTTCACAAGCTCCCCTCGATCACCCGGGATGAGGTCATCCTGCCAGATGCGGTGCTGCAACGGATCGAGCGCCACACGGTGGATTTCAGCACGCACGCCGAACGGCTGAAGGCAGCCGGACGGCACCTGAAACGCGGTGTGCTTTTCCACGGCCCGCCGGGAACAGGAAAGACCTTCTCCGCCATGTATCTCGCGTCGCGGATGCCGGAGCGCACGGTCTTCCTCCTGACCGGCGGCGACCTCGGCATGATCCAACAGGCCGTGGCGATGGCACGCGTGCTACAACCTGCCACGCTCATCCTCGAGGACGTCGATCTCATCGGCACCCGCCGCGAGGATCAAGTGGTGGGTGCGAATGCAGTGCTCTTCGAATTGCTCAACCAGATGGACGGCCTCGCCCACGACGCCGACCTGCTTTTCATCCTGACCACGAACCGCCCGGACGTGCTCGAGCCGGCGCTGGCGTCGCGGCCCGGGCGCATCGACCAGGCGATCGAAATCCCACCGCCCGATGCCGATTGCCGACGGCGCTTGATCGAGCTCTATGGCAAGGGGCTGAAGCTGGAGTTGCAGCATCTGGACGACCTGATCTTGCGGATCGAGGGCGTCAGCGCCGCCTTCATCCGCGAGCTGCTGCGCAAGGCGGCGGTCCACTCGGCGCTGGAAAGCGAGGGCGAGATCGTGGTTGCCGACCGCCATCTCGCCGCGGCCTTGACCGAGCTTATGGTCGATGGCGGCGCCCTGACGATGAGTCTGCTGGGCGCGGCGAAGTGA
- a CDS encoding glycoside hydrolase family 2 TIM barrel-domain containing protein — MLALLVAILSSSAFAREILPFDDGWQFHQGDAAGAENESFDGSGWQTVAVPHDWSIAGKFDKSAPTTGSGGWLPSGVAWYRKEFPFGEKDKRVWIEFDGVMANAEVWINGHSLGKRPNGYVSFRHDLTPHLKAKNVLVVKADTTPQPASRWYTGAGIYRHVRMVVADPVHVAPWGVFVSTPQVDTAKATVKIETKVANTSGAETKLTLRSTVLGPDGKELATASSDLVVAEGKDGTGTQQIVVPNPKLWGIDEPRLHRLVTTLTSDGKELDKVTTTFGIRSAEFTTDRGFVLNGKQVKMKGVCLHHDGGAVGAAVPLAVWERRLKKLRELGVNSIRTAHNPPAPEFLDLCDRMGFLVMDEFFDCWTKGKNKQDYHRFFKEWSHTDLRDGVLRDRNHPSVILYSVGNEIHDTPKPDIAIPILKGLVEVCHEADPTRPVTQALFRPNVSKDFTNGLADLLDVIGVNYRDGELLQAWKDKPGRKIFGSEQGHDRSTWFDCRDNPQHAGQFLWVGIDYLGEARSWPVTTFNAGLLDRAGFVQPRGVERQSWWSEKPMVGTFRRVATTEETPADPGYEAVEWKRRQVLFPDWTPANQGAHEENVEVYTNASEVELFLNDKSLGKKPVRKDFALNWKVPFEAGTLKAVAFNDGKEVASNNLRTAGKPAKLLLKSDQSGLSRTWDRMASVEVFVTDANGVVVPTASNKIAFSIEGPGKIVAVDNGSVVSLEPFQASEREAFQGRALVLLRGAEEQGKVVLKARGEGLETGELVFQWKQ, encoded by the coding sequence TTGCTGGCTCTCCTGGTTGCAATCCTCAGCTCTAGCGCCTTTGCGCGGGAAATCCTTCCTTTCGATGACGGATGGCAGTTTCACCAGGGCGACGCCGCAGGAGCGGAGAACGAGAGCTTCGATGGCAGCGGCTGGCAGACGGTCGCGGTCCCCCACGACTGGAGCATCGCCGGTAAATTCGACAAATCCGCGCCCACCACGGGCTCGGGCGGGTGGCTGCCGTCCGGCGTTGCTTGGTATCGCAAGGAATTCCCCTTCGGCGAGAAGGACAAGCGGGTCTGGATCGAATTCGACGGCGTGATGGCGAATGCCGAGGTCTGGATCAACGGCCATTCACTCGGCAAGCGACCGAATGGCTACGTGAGTTTCCGCCACGACCTCACCCCTCATCTGAAGGCGAAGAACGTGCTTGTGGTGAAAGCCGACACCACGCCTCAGCCGGCATCGCGCTGGTATACGGGTGCCGGCATCTACCGGCACGTCCGGATGGTGGTCGCGGATCCGGTTCACGTGGCGCCGTGGGGTGTTTTCGTCAGCACTCCGCAGGTCGATACGGCGAAGGCGACGGTGAAGATCGAAACGAAGGTGGCGAATACGAGTGGCGCGGAAACGAAGCTTACGTTGCGCTCCACGGTGCTCGGCCCCGATGGCAAGGAACTCGCCACCGCTTCCTCCGACCTCGTTGTCGCCGAAGGGAAGGACGGCACGGGCACCCAGCAGATCGTCGTGCCGAATCCGAAGCTCTGGGGGATCGACGAGCCTCGCCTTCACCGGCTCGTGACTACCCTAACAAGCGATGGCAAGGAACTCGACAAGGTCACCACCACCTTCGGCATTCGCAGTGCCGAGTTCACGACCGACCGCGGCTTTGTGCTCAATGGCAAGCAGGTGAAGATGAAGGGAGTGTGCCTTCATCACGATGGCGGTGCGGTCGGTGCCGCGGTGCCGCTGGCGGTGTGGGAGCGTCGCTTGAAGAAGCTTCGTGAGCTTGGCGTGAACAGCATTCGCACCGCCCACAATCCGCCCGCGCCGGAGTTCCTGGATCTCTGTGACCGCATGGGCTTCCTGGTGATGGACGAGTTCTTCGATTGCTGGACCAAGGGCAAGAACAAGCAGGACTACCATCGCTTCTTCAAGGAGTGGTCGCACACCGACTTGCGCGATGGAGTGCTGCGCGACCGCAATCATCCAAGCGTCATCCTCTACTCGGTGGGCAATGAGATCCACGACACGCCGAAGCCGGACATCGCTATTCCGATTTTGAAAGGCCTGGTGGAGGTCTGCCACGAGGCGGATCCGACGCGGCCGGTGACGCAGGCGCTGTTCCGCCCGAATGTCTCGAAGGACTTCACCAACGGCCTCGCCGACTTGCTCGATGTGATCGGCGTGAATTACCGCGATGGCGAATTGCTTCAGGCATGGAAGGATAAGCCGGGTCGCAAGATCTTCGGCTCCGAGCAGGGGCACGACCGCTCGACGTGGTTCGATTGCCGCGACAATCCGCAGCACGCCGGACAATTCCTGTGGGTGGGCATCGACTACCTCGGGGAGGCGCGGAGCTGGCCGGTGACGACCTTCAATGCAGGTTTGCTAGATCGAGCCGGCTTTGTCCAACCGCGCGGCGTCGAGCGTCAGAGCTGGTGGAGCGAGAAGCCGATGGTCGGCACCTTCCGCCGCGTCGCCACGACCGAGGAGACCCCGGCCGATCCGGGCTACGAGGCGGTGGAGTGGAAGCGCCGGCAGGTGCTCTTTCCGGACTGGACGCCTGCGAATCAGGGGGCGCACGAGGAAAACGTGGAGGTTTACACCAATGCTTCCGAGGTTGAGCTATTCCTCAACGACAAGTCGCTGGGCAAGAAGCCGGTTCGCAAGGACTTTGCGCTCAACTGGAAGGTGCCCTTTGAAGCCGGGACGCTGAAAGCCGTGGCCTTCAACGATGGCAAGGAGGTTGCCTCTAACAACCTGCGCACGGCAGGCAAGCCGGCGAAGCTATTGCTAAAATCCGACCAGAGCGGGCTCTCGCGGACTTGGGATCGTATGGCCAGCGTCGAGGTGTTCGTGACCGATGCCAATGGCGTCGTGGTTCCCACCGCCTCTAACAAGATCGCCTTTTCCATCGAAGGTCCCGGCAAGATCGTCGCCGTCGATAACGGCTCAGTCGTTAGCCTGGAGCCATTCCAAGCGAGTGAACGCGAGGCCTTCCAAGGCCGTGCCTTGGTCCTCCTGCGAGGAGCGGAAGAGCAGGGGAAGGTGGTCTTGAAAGCGAGAGGGGAGGGCTTGGAGACCGGTGAGCTGGTCTTCCAATGGAAGCAGTAG